The following DNA comes from Sander lucioperca isolate FBNREF2018 chromosome 2, SLUC_FBN_1.2, whole genome shotgun sequence.
AAGAGagaatggtggacccaaatgcagagagcaggcgaaggagtaatgagcacgaggatttattaaatacaaaaaacaggagcaaaccaaaggcggtccaaaaatggagcaggcagaaacaacagaacaggctacgacgtgctgacaggaacaaaaccagacaaaaacaatgatccgaccaaagacaaggggaagacaaagactaaatacacagggtaacgaggaaacaagaggcaggtgacacaagggctgggaaacaggtggaaaacatcaggtaatcacaagagcgggaaaacagatagcaaaacaagacaagacaagacagagaacagattatcaaagtaaaacaggaaacaagcacaatacagaacagaaccagactacaaaaataagacacatCACAAACCCTGACAATAGTATAAAAGTAAGAATAGTACGGCATaacaaatgtcataaaaagccatggtatagtgtgtcataaaatgtcataaaaagtcatagtatagtatgtcataaaaagtcataaaaagttattgaaaaagtcaaagtatagaaAAAgtctcagtatagtatgtcatgaaaaagtcatacaagTCAGAATAGTACGCcatcaaaatgtcataaaaagttatagaaaactcatagtatagtaggtcataaaatgtctaaaatgtcgtagtatactatgtcccttttttaaaaagtcagtgTTGTATGACATGaaaatgtcgtaaaaagtcatggtaaagtatgtcataaaaatttcATGAAAGGTTGaagtataaaaatgtcataaaagtcatagtatagtatgccataaaatgtcataaaaagtcatagtatagtatgtcataaaaatgtcataaaaagtcatagaatatagTAGGTCATAAAATGTATACTATGTCataaagaatttaaaaataGTCAGTGTTGTAtgacatgaaaatgtcataaaaagtcatagattagtatgtcataaaaagtcatagtatagtaggtcataaaatgtctaaaatgtcgtagtatactatgtcctaaaattttttttaaaaagtcagtgTTGTATGACATgacaatgtcataaaaagtcatagtaaagtatgtcataaaaatgtcataaaaaagtcataatatagtatgtcataaaatgtcatagagtcatagtatattttttcataaaaaagtcatagtatagtatgtcatgaaaatgtctttaaaaagtcacagtatagtacgtcaTAAAAAGTCCATTCatatcataaaaagttatagtatagtatttcataaaaaagtcatgaaaagttattaaaaagtcatattatagtatgtcataaaatagtcatagtatagtaagtcataaagaagtcataaaagtcatagtatagttgtcaGGTGTAAGAGagaatggtggacccaaatgcagagagcaggcgaaggagtaatgagcacgaggatttattaaatacaaaaaacaggagcaaaccaaaggcggtccaaaaatggagcaggcagaaacaacagaacaggctacgacgtgctgacaggaacaaaaccagacaaaaacaatgatccgaccaaagacaaggggaagacaaagactaaatacacagggtaacgaggaaacaagaggcaggtgacacaagggctgggaaacaggtggaaaacatcaggtaatcacaagagcgggaaaacagatagtaaaacaagacaagacaagacagagaacagattatcaaagtaaaacaggaaacaagcacaatacagaacagaaccagactacaaaaataagacacatCACAAACCCTGACAATAGTATAAAAGTAAGAATAGTACGGCATaacaaatgtcataaaaagccatggtatagtgtgtcataaaatgtcataaaaagtcatagtatagtatgtcataaaaagtcataaaaagttattgaaaaagtcaaagtatagaaAAAgtctcagtatagtatgtcatgaaaaagtcatacaagTCAGAATAGTACGCcatcaaaatgtcataaaaagttatagaaaactcatagtatagtaggtcataaaatgtctaaaatgtcgtagtatactatgtcccttttttaaaaagtcagtgTTGTATGACATGaaaatgtcgtaaaaagtcatggtaaagtatgtcataaaaatttcATGAAAGGTTGaagtataaaaatgtcataaaagtcatagtatagtacgccataaaatgtcataaaaagtcatagtatagtatgtcataaaaatgtcataaaaagtcatagaatatagTAGGTCATAAAATGTATACTATGTCataaagaatttaaaaataGTCAGTGTTGTAtgacatgaaaatgtcataaaaagtcatagattagtatgtcataaaaatgtcataaataagtcatagtataatatgtcatgaaaatgtcataaaaggtcatagattagtatgtcataaaaatgtaataaaaagtcatagtatagtaggtcataaaaaagtcataaaagtcagaATGGTAcgccataaaaatgtcataaaagtcacagtatagtataaaAGTAAGAATAGTACGCCAcacaaaatgtcataaaaagtcatagtgtaatgtgtcataaaatgtcatgaaaagtcatagtatagtatagcgTAGAAATTTCAAGAAAAGTTGaagtataaaaatgtcataaaagtcatagtatagtatgccataaaatgtcataaaagtcatagtatagtacgacataaaatgtcataaaaagtcatagtatagtctgtcataaaatgtcataaaaagtcatagaatatagTAGGTCATAAAATGTAtactatgtcataaaaaatttaaaaatagtcAGTGTTGTAtgacatgaaaatgtcataaaagtcatagattagtatgtcataaaatgtcataaataagtcatagtataatatgtcatgaaaatgtcataaaaggtcatagattagtatgtcataaaaatgtaataaaaagtcatagtatagtaggtcataaaaaagtcataaaagtcagaATGGTAcgccataaaaatgtcataaaagtcacagtatagtataaaAGTAAGAATAGTACGCCAcacaaaatgtcataaaaagtcatagtgtaatgtgtcataaaatgtcatgaaaagtcatagtatagtatagcgTAGAAATTTCAAGAAAAGTTGaagtataaaaatgtcataaaagtcatagtatagtatgccataaaatgtcataaaagtcatagtatagtacgacataaaatgtcataaaaagtcatagtatagtctgtcataaaatgtcataaaaagtcatagaatatagTAGGTCATAAAATGTAtactatgtcataaaaaatttaaaaatagtcAGTGTTGTAtgacatgaaaatgtcataaaaagtcatagattagtatgtcataaaaatgtcataaataagtcatagtataatatgtcatgaaaatgtcataaaaggtcatagattagtatgtcataaaaatgtaataaaaagtcatagtatagtaggtcataaaaaagtcataaaagtcagaATGGTAcgccataaaaatgtcataaaagtcacagtatagtataaaAGTAAGAATAGTACGCCAcacaaaatgtcataaaaagtcatagtgtaatgtgtcataaaatgtcatgaaaagtcatagtatagtatagcgTAGAAATTTCAAGAAAAGTTGaagtataaaaatgtcataaaagtcatagtatagtatgccataaaatgtcataaaagtcatagtatagtacgacataaaatgtcataaaaagtcatagtatagtctgtcataaaatgtcatagagtcataatatattatttcataaaaaagtcatagtatagtatgtcatgaaaatttcataaaaggtcatagtaaagtatgtcataaaaatgtcataaataagtcgtagtatagtatgacataaaaagtcatagtatagtatgtaaaacaaaatggcaTAAAAGGTTATGACcttttatgacattttgtttgccataaaaaagtcataaaaagtcatagtatagtatgtcatataaatatcataaaaagtcatagtatagtatgtcgtaaaagcgtcataaaaagtcataatatagtatgtcataaaaatgtcataaaaagtcatagtatagtaggtcataaaatgtctaaaatgtcgtagtatactatgtcctaaattttttttttaaaagtcagtGTTGTATGACATgacaatgtcataaaaagtcatagtaaagtatgtcataaaaatgtcataaaaaagtcataatatagtatgtcataaaattgtcataaaaagtcatagtatagtatgtcataaaatgtcatagagtcatagtatattttttcataaaaaagtcatagtatagtatgtcatgaaaatgtctttaaaaagtcacagtatagtacgtcaTAAAAAGTCCATTCatatcataaaaagttatagtatagtatttcataaaaaagtcatgaaaagttattaaaaagtcatattatagtatgtcataaaatagtcatagtatagtaagtcataaagaagtcataaaagtcatagtatagttgtcaGGTGTAAGAGagaatggtggacccaaatgcagagagcaggcgaaggagtaatgagcacgaggatttattaaatacaaaaaacaggagcaaaccaaaggcggtccaaaaatggagcaggcagaaacaacagaacaggctacgacgtgctgacaggaacaaaaccagacaaaaacaatgatccgaccaaagacaaggggaagacaaagactaaatacacagggtaacgaggaaacaagaggcaggtgacacaagggctgggaaacaggtggaaaacaaagacaaaacaagacaagacaagacagagaacagattatcaaagtaaaacaggaaacaagcacaatacagaacagaaccagactacaaaaataagacacatCACAAACCCTGACAATAGTATAAAAGTAAGAATAGTACGGCATaacaaatgtcataaaaagccatggtatagtgtgtcataaaatgtcataaaaagtcatagtatagtatgtcataaaaagtcataaaaagttattgaaaaagtcaaagtatagaaAAAgtctcagtatagtatgtcatgaaaaagtcatacaagTCAGAATAGTACGCcatcaaaatgtcataaaaagttatagaaaactcatagtatagtaggtcataaaatgtctaaaatgtcgtagtatactatgtcccttttttaaaaagtcagtgTTGTATGACATGaaaatgtcgtaaaaagtcatggtaaagtatgtcataaaaatttcATGAAAGGTTGaagtataaaaatgtcataaaagtcatagtatagtatgccataaaaatgtcataaaaagtcatagtatagtatgtcatataaATATcgtaaaaagtcaaagtatagtatgtcataaaagtgtcataaaaagtcatagtatagtatgtcatataaATATcgtaaaaagtcaaagtatagtatgtcataaaagtgtcataaaaagtcatagtataatatgtcgtaaaagcgtcataaaaagtcatagtatatgtcattaaaatgtcataaaaagtcatagtatagtacgccataaaatatcataaaaagtcatagtatagtaaatgtgataaaaagtcatagtatatagtaggtcataaaatgtatactatgtcataaaaaatttaaaaatagtcAGTGTTGTAGgacatgaaaatgtcataaaaagtcatagtaaagtgtgtcataaaaatgtcataaaaagtcatagtatagtatgtcatgaaaatttcataaaaggtcatagtaaagtatgtcataaaaatgtcataaataagtcatagtatagtatgacataaaacgtcatagtatagtatgtaaaacaaaatgtcataaaaggtcatagtatagtatgccataaaaaagtcataaaaagtcatagtatagtatgtcatataaatatcataaaaagtcatagtatagtatgtcgtaaaagcgtcatgaaaagtcataatatagtatgtcataaagatgtcataaaaagtcatagtatagtaggtcataaaaaagtcataatatagtaggtcataaaatgtctaaaatgtcgTAGTATACTATGTCCTAaaaaattttgtttttaaaaagtcagtgttgtatgacatgaaaatgtcataaaaagtcatagtaaagtatgtcataaaaatgtcataaaaagtcatagtatagtatgtcataaaaatgtcataaaaaagtcatagtatagtatgtcataaaaatgtcataaaaagtcatagtatagcatgtcataaaatgtcatagagtcatagtatattatttcataaaaaagtcatagtatagtatgtcatgaaaatgtcataaaagatcattgtaaagtatgtcataaaatgtcatagtatactatgccataaaaatgtaataaaaagtcattgtatagtatgtcatataaatgtcataaaaagttgtagtatgtcataaaatgtcttaaaattcATAGCATAGTACgccataaaatgtcataaaaagtcatagtataatatgttatcaaaatgtcaaaagtcatagtatattatgtcacaaaaaagtcttagtatagtatgtcataaaaagtcatagtacagtatgtcataaaaatgtcataaagtcatagtatatagtaggtcataaaatgtctaaaatgtcgTAGTAaactatgtcataaaaatgtcataaataagtcatagaatagtatgtcatttaaatgtcataaaaagtcacagtatagtatgtcataaaaatgtcataaataagtcatagaatagtatgtcatttaaaatgtcataaaaggtCACAGTAaagcatgtcataaaaatgtcataaataagtcataatatagtatgacataaaaagtcatagtatagtatgtcataaaaagttgaagtatagtatgtcataaaagtgtcataaaaagtcatagtgtattatgtcaaaatgccataaaaagtcatagtatatagtaggTCATAACATGTATACTATGTcattaaaaattttaaaaagtcTGTGTTGTAtgacatgaaaatgtcataaaaagtcacagtaaagtatgtcataaaaatgtcataaaaagtcatagtatagtatgtcataaaatgtcatagtatagtatgtaaaaaagtcatagtatactatgtcatataaatgtcataaaaagtcatagtagggTATGTcctaaaaaatgtcataaaaggtcatagtatagtatgccataaaaatttcataaaaagtcattgtatagtatgtcataaaagtgtaataaaaagtcatagtatagtatgtccaaaaaatgccataaaaaagtcatagtatatagtaggTCAGAAAATGTAtactatgtcataaaaaatgtaaaaaagtctGTGTTGTATGACATGAAAATGTCAtgaaaggtcatagtatagtatgtcataaaatgtcataaagtcatagtatattatttcataaaaaagtcttagtatagtatgtcatgaaaatgtcataaaagatcattgtaaagtatgtcataaaatgtcatagtatactatgtcataaaaatgtaataaaaagtcattgtatagtatgtcatataaatgtcataaaaagttgaagtatagtatgtcataaaatgtcttaaaattcATAGCATAGTACgccataaaatgtcataaaaagtcatagtataatatgttatcaaaatgtcaaaagtcatagtatattatgtcacaaaaaagtcttagtatagtatgtcataaaaagtcatagtacagtatgtcataaaaatgtcataaagtcatagtatatagtaggtcataaaatgtctaaaatgtcgTAGTAaactatgtcataaaaatgtcataaataagtcatagaatagtatgtcatttaaatgtcataaaaagtcacagtatagtatgtcataaaaaagtcatagtatagtacgtaataaaaagtcataaaaattcataggaTAGTACgtcataaaattgtcatagtatatcataaaaaagtcatagtatagtatgtcatacaaatgtcataaaaagtcatagtatagtatgtcataaaaagttatagtatagtatgtcataaaatgtcataaaaagtcttagtatagcatgtcataaaaatgtcatagtatagtatgtcataaaaagttattaaaaaagtcattgtatagtatgtcataaaaatgtctgcTACACCACTTTCCTGTAGAGCATCATCTGCCTGTCTCTTGAGCTCTGAGacatcctcctcttctccttcctTCTGCAGGGAGCAGGGTTTGTACCTCTGGTTGAAGTGGTACAGCACTAACCTCTGCGCACAGCAATCCCTAGCCACCGCTACCACCAAGCCAAGCAGGAGTCAGATGGGAGTCAGATGCGAGAAGATGGTATAATGGcaatgtggagagagagagagagagagcagtttCTCTCAGGTAAATTTGATTATAGAGTGTTTATTGTTAggtaaccccttgagatgaatcAACTCATTTTTGAGGGGGTCAGGCAGGAGTCAGCGGGAGTCAAGCAAGAGTGAAGCTGGAGTAAAGTTTTATTTGCTATTATTGTATTACCCTTGCTATATTTTCTTAATAATTGCAGGATGATTATGATTATTAATGCAAACCCTTTATTGAAAATTATCGGCGGGAGTCAAGCGGAATTCAAGCGAGAGTCAGGCGGGAGTCAGATAGGAGTCAGGTGGGAGTCAAGCGGGAGTCAGATGGGAGTCAATCGGGAGTCAGACAGGAGTCATAAacaaatttattttatattttatattgtgttttgaagtttaaaaaggaaaaattatagcagttgtgtttttgaaaaagaaaacttGAGTCctttgaagaaaacaaaaacacttctGTGAATTAAAACCtacaaaactgaaaaatgtataTCCGGAAATATAGACAATCAAACATTTCACTATGAGAAATGTTTAAGAAGCTATCTTTATTGTTTATAAGAATTGTACATAAacattgatttgtttttcaACAACATAAAACATGAGATTGTCAATATATAATGAGGCAATATAAAAACTACATTAGTAGTTCATTATCTTGGTCTTCTGAGAGGAATGGGCAGAGTAAGAAAGTCCTCAGCCAAAGTTACTTCTACACCACTGTCCTGTAGAGCATCGTCTGCCTGTCTCTTGAGCTCTGAGACATCATCCTCTTCTCCTTCCTTCTGCAGGGAACAGGGTTTGTACCTCTGGCTGAAGTGGTACAGCACTAGCCTCTGAGCACAGCAAGCCCGAGCCACCGCTGCCGCCATCTTAGGTGTGCTGTGTCCGTGGTCCACTGCTTTCTCTCTGTGCTCATCCCCAAGGGTGGCCTCATGAACCAGAACGTCCGCTCCATTGCACAACCTCAGTGGTCCTTCCCCAAGAACTGAGCTGCAGTCTCCTAAGATGCAGACTTTCCTCCCAGGAATGGCTTCTTCCAGCACCTCACCAGGCAAAACAACACGCCCGCTCTCCAGAGTTACAGGCTCGCCAGCTTTCAGCTGCCCATAAAGTGGCCCTGGTTTCAGGCCTGGGGGAAACAAAATTAGATCATTCACAATAATACACAAGTTTCATTTAGAAGACACTTAGAAATAGCTTATTGTACCACAGGAGTGTCATAGTATTAGGTGACCTGTGTAAATCAAACTTAATTTgggtaaaagtcatagtatagtacgtcataaaaaagtcatagtatagtatgtcatcaaaaatatatagtaggtcatagtatagtagtcataaaatgttcaaaatgtcgtagtatactatgtcttaaaaaatgtttttaaaaaaaagtgttgtatgacatgaaaatgtcataaaaagtcacagtaaagtatgtcataaaaagtcattaaaaaagttgaagtactgtatgtcataaaaaattcataaaagtcatagtatagtacgccataaaaatgttataaaaagtcatagtatagtatgtcataaaaaagtcatagtatagtatgttataaaaatgtcataaaagagtcatagtatagtatgtcatatacatgtcataaaaagtcatagtatagtatattataaaaaagtcatcgtatagtaggtcataaaaacgtcataaaagtcatagtatagtataaccCTTTTCAGATATATGTGATGAATTAGTAGTATGGACCACAGCCTTATGTAGCAGTCATGCATAATGACAGCTGTTCTGCTGCTGTTGAAGGACCTCAATGATGTGACACAGTCGGTGAAATTGCACTTTTTCTTTGCTGTTCTTCTCATTGACAGGTCTAATGAGTGGTGGAGCGGGCACAACTAACGATACAAACTGTATCACATTAGTTAGTGAAAACAATATCATGTAGTCGTGTAGTTATACATTTTGATATTAAATTTGAGTCGTTGAGTGGTAGTAGAATTATACAGTTCTGTCATTTTTCGCTACAACTGTTCaagcaaataaaaaagaaacataaaaagGCACAAAGTGCATTTACCTAGTTCCTTTAGGATTTCAGTCTTCAGTCTTCCGGCTCGATCATGCTCCTGAATGCAAAAACCAAAGGAGGGGATGCGGTGAAACAACCTGAAGGCCTTGACCACAAAATTCTTGTCTTCAAAGAGGAGGTAACAGTCACTGGAGACATCCAGGGAGATCGTCCTGCCCTGCTGCTCCTGTGGGTGCAGAGGACCGCACTCCACTGTCATCTGAAGAACAAAACATAAAGATTACATGCTCCTGTGTGAGTGAAGAACAAACTGCTCTCTTGGGCTGAGGAAATATTGTCAAATaagtttaaataaatgaatggaaGTCAAGTTTAAAATTTAGGCTGCTTTTCTTAGTTGACATTTGGACACAGAAGGGTAACACTtgacttgaaggtatctacatacatgacactgtcatgacacatgaaccctaaccctaaccctaactctagccctaaccctaaccataacttgtcatgacaaaaaccgaatgacacttactgacagaagcgttatgtcataaacgacttgtttataatgtttatgacacgttcatgacagtgtcatgacgctcttatgtagataccttcaagtaaagtgtaacccacaGAAATTTTAAATTACACACATTAACATTGCAAAATGGATGCAGATAAAGTGAAGGACATGCATTGACCTCACAGAAAGGAAAGTCTTACAGTATTATGCATGGGGACAAATTACACATGGCTTTTGTTAAATGTCATGAATGCAAAAATATGCTAAGGTACGATAGCTAGAAGCCCATTTCATGCTTTTGTAGTTCAGGGTGGAGTTGGGTTAAAAAAGAATCCACACCAGTTTGTCCGACCAGGCCTGATTTTTATGGCTTGACCAAAACTATAGGCCAGTAGGCAAATGAAAAGGAACTTTATTCATAAGTGAGATATAAAGACTGTCCTTTTTTTATATCAGCGATAAAATAAATGGAATCCAGAGAGTTATATTTGCATGACATATTAATATATCGGTTGAGCCCTATTGAAAGTGATTTGTATTGTGCTTTACACTGTAAAGAGCACTAAGGCGTGATTTATTACCAAGCAGGGATAACATCAAAAACAGTCACATACCTCCAGACTGAGTTGTCCCTCTTCTGGACTCTGGTCAGTTGTGGGCTCCAGCTCATGTACTAGAGTAACATACATAATATAGATGAGAGCAGAGTACATTAGAATTAAGTACAATGAAACAACAAAGATACAAATTAATGAAGTCAAATGGTAAATTAATTTGCTGTGTAAAATACAGCAAATAAAGAAGGCtgaaaaagtgttttaatataTCAAAACAATTGTAAACATGATAGCTAAAGCATAGCTGTGATTTGGTTAACACCTTGATGACGTTTTGCAAAATATCATCTTTATTGTAAAAGCTACATGTTCTATGAATTGGATTGAAATTGGAAATGTTGGGTGTTCAAGATATATATAAAGCCATTTTTTTCTTGGTATGGGTAGCAGTCCATTGTGTACTACACACACTCACCCTGCAGGGGAGGTTTGCTCTGCTGCTCAAAATGTCTTGGTAAActtttcatattttgtattcTAAACATGTTTGCTACCTAAAGTCAATTGTCTTTGTTTCTAAAAAGTTTATAGTTGGATGAACTCA
Coding sequences within:
- the elac1 gene encoding zinc phosphodiesterase ELAC protein 1 isoform X1 gives rise to the protein MSMDMTFLGTGSAYPSPQRGASALVLRTQGECWLFDCGEGTQTQLMKSQLRAGRITKVFISHLHGDHLFGLPGLLCTVSLNTNPEQQNLNCVDIYGPRGLRHFLRVTLSLTGSQLLFPYAVHELEPTTDQSPEEGQLSLEMTVECGPLHPQEQQGRTISLDVSSDCYLLFEDKNFVVKAFRLFHRIPSFGFCIQEHDRAGRLKTEILKELGLKPGPLYGQLKAGEPVTLESGRVVLPGEVLEEAIPGRKVCILGDCSSVLGEGPLRLCNGADVLVHEATLGDEHREKAVDHGHSTPKMAAAVARACCAQRLVLYHFSQRYKPCSLQKEGEEDDVSELKRQADDALQDSGVEVTLAEDFLTLPIPLRRPR